Proteins encoded in a region of the Mucilaginibacter sabulilitoris genome:
- the rpsS gene encoding 30S ribosomal protein S19, whose translation MARSIKKGPYIDHNLERKVLTLNESSKKSVVKTWSRRSMISPDFVGHTFAVHNGNKFIPVYVTENMVGHKLGEFAPTRTFRGHAEKKK comes from the coding sequence ATGGCACGTTCAATTAAAAAAGGACCTTATATTGATCATAACCTGGAAAGAAAAGTTCTTACCTTGAATGAATCAAGCAAAAAATCAGTTGTAAAAACATGGTCACGTCGTTCCATGATCTCTCCTGATTTCGTTGGTCACACATTCGCAGTACACAACGGTAACAAGTTTATCCCTGTGTACGTAACAGAAAACATGGTTGGTCACAAGTTGGGAGAATTTGCTCCAACCCGTACATTCCGCGGTCACGCAGAAAAGAAAAAATAA
- the rplV gene encoding 50S ribosomal protein L22, translating to MEATTKIKKSVLIRQQKEAAKAQVGGASVAKLQDCPTSPRKMRLVVDLIRGENVEKALYILKYTNKEAAIRVEKLLLSAIKNWEAKNEGKRVEDSALFVKEVSVGGGRQLKRLRPAPQGRGYRIRKRSNHVTLIVDSKNDNN from the coding sequence ATGGAAGCAACAACAAAAATTAAAAAGTCTGTATTGATCAGGCAACAAAAAGAAGCTGCAAAAGCCCAGGTTGGCGGAGCTTCAGTTGCTAAATTACAGGACTGTCCAACTTCACCACGCAAAATGCGTTTGGTGGTTGATCTGATCCGTGGTGAAAACGTTGAGAAAGCGTTGTACATATTAAAATATACTAACAAGGAAGCTGCTATTCGTGTAGAGAAACTTTTGTTATCAGCCATCAAAAACTGGGAAGCAAAAAACGAAGGTAAACGTGTTGAAGACAGCGCTTTATTTGTGAAAGAAGTTTCAGTAGGTGGCGGTCGTCAGCTAAAAAGGTTACGTCCTGCTCCGCAAGGAAGAGGATACCGTATCCGTAAACGTTCAAACCACGTAACACTGATTGTGGATAGTAAAAACGATAACAATTAA